Proteins from one Caulobacter sp. X genomic window:
- a CDS encoding cytochrome C, giving the protein MRDRLLYWIFVAAGLALLGVAAMMQTSAPPGAGPVAQLVAPGPLSPAHQAFGAQCASCHTPLKGVESKTCVACHASTDFGNKQSTQFHAQAKECTACHVEHEGARAIVKMDHQALLDPAVWRGPAVSPPNPHALPPEAALNCASCHSVRDPHLGLFGQDCASCHATSSWKVPNFRHPSVSSTQCSECHTAPPSHFMEHFSMVSQRAAGSKARVEQCYACHTTDSFNNIRRRGWYDHH; this is encoded by the coding sequence ATGCGGGACCGCCTCCTCTACTGGATCTTTGTCGCCGCCGGCCTGGCGCTGCTGGGCGTCGCGGCGATGATGCAGACAAGCGCGCCGCCCGGCGCCGGACCGGTGGCTCAGCTTGTCGCGCCAGGCCCCCTGTCGCCGGCCCACCAAGCCTTCGGCGCGCAGTGCGCCAGTTGCCACACGCCTCTCAAGGGCGTGGAGAGCAAGACCTGCGTCGCCTGCCACGCGAGCACCGATTTCGGAAACAAACAGTCGACCCAGTTCCATGCCCAGGCCAAGGAGTGCACGGCTTGCCACGTCGAGCACGAAGGCGCGCGCGCCATCGTGAAGATGGACCATCAGGCGTTGCTCGATCCGGCGGTGTGGCGAGGGCCGGCTGTTTCGCCACCCAATCCGCACGCCTTGCCGCCCGAAGCCGCGCTCAATTGCGCAAGCTGCCATTCCGTCCGCGATCCGCATCTGGGACTCTTCGGCCAGGACTGCGCCAGCTGCCACGCGACCAGCAGTTGGAAGGTTCCCAACTTCCGGCATCCGTCGGTCAGCTCGACGCAATGCTCGGAGTGCCACACCGCGCCGCCCAGTCATTTCATGGAGCACTTCAGCATGGTCTCCCAGCGCGCCGCCGGCTCCAAGGCGCGCGTCGAACAATGCTACGCCTGTCACACCACCGACAGCTTCAACAACATCCGCCGCCGAGGCTGGTATGATCACCATTGA
- a CDS encoding copper resistance protein B — protein MDMSGAGTPAGGMTMDMGRMQGGKAPPDARNSDDYADGYRNSTLPGYEMADKLSIPKVLVDELEFASGNEGQGVGWTVLVTQGQDDSKLWLRSQGLKNSKDRLDPESSVEALWWRSKSPFWGTLLGVRQDLGKGATTWLAAGVEGLAPYWFDVQLTGYVGDDGRLGARAKGAYEVRFTNRLILTPQVETNLYSKRSTDRELGGGFSNVELSARLRYEVSRKFAPYVGFVWERALDDTADFRRADRQRPAEHRVVVGLRSWW, from the coding sequence ATGGATATGTCCGGCGCGGGGACGCCCGCCGGCGGCATGACCATGGACATGGGACGGATGCAGGGCGGCAAGGCTCCGCCGGACGCCCGCAACTCCGACGACTATGCGGACGGCTATCGCAATTCGACGCTGCCGGGCTACGAGATGGCCGACAAGCTGTCGATCCCCAAGGTTCTCGTTGACGAACTGGAGTTCGCCAGCGGCAACGAGGGGCAGGGCGTCGGCTGGACCGTCCTCGTCACCCAGGGCCAGGACGACAGCAAGCTCTGGCTGCGCAGCCAGGGCCTCAAGAACTCCAAGGATCGCCTCGATCCGGAGAGCAGCGTCGAGGCGCTGTGGTGGCGCAGCAAGAGCCCGTTCTGGGGCACGTTGCTGGGCGTTCGTCAGGATCTCGGCAAGGGGGCGACCACTTGGCTCGCCGCCGGCGTCGAGGGCCTGGCGCCCTACTGGTTCGATGTCCAGCTGACCGGCTACGTCGGCGACGACGGCCGCCTCGGCGCTCGCGCCAAGGGCGCCTACGAGGTCCGCTTCACCAATCGCCTCATCCTGACCCCGCAGGTCGAAACCAACCTCTATTCCAAGCGCTCGACCGACCGTGAGCTCGGCGGCGGCTTCAGCAACGTCGAGCTGAGCGCTCGGCTGCGCTACGAGGTCTCGCGGAAATTCGCGCCCTATGTCGGCTTCGTCTGGGAGCGGGCGCTGGACGACACCGCCGACTTCCGACGTGCCGATCGCCAGCGCCCGGCCGAGCATCGGGTGGTTGTCGGCTTGCGATCATGGTGGTGA
- a CDS encoding four-helix bundle copper-binding protein: MLQRRDLLTGAALLAAGAAQPAAAAAQAHDMKGMDAMPGMAMSMSDCIDHCLASHRRCLETAAYALGQGGALAAPDLIAMLTDCAELCQATANSMLRGSALHPVLCRACAEACDLCAAACSKPRADAPMAQCAETCRVCAAGCRQMSR, from the coding sequence ATGCTGCAACGACGAGACCTGCTCACGGGAGCCGCCCTGTTGGCGGCCGGCGCCGCCCAGCCCGCCGCGGCGGCCGCCCAGGCCCACGACATGAAGGGCATGGACGCCATGCCCGGCATGGCGATGTCGATGAGCGACTGCATCGATCACTGCCTGGCTTCCCATCGCCGGTGCCTTGAGACCGCCGCATACGCCCTCGGTCAAGGCGGCGCGCTCGCCGCCCCCGACCTGATCGCCATGCTCACCGACTGCGCCGAGCTGTGCCAGGCGACCGCCAACTCCATGCTCCGCGGCTCGGCCCTGCACCCGGTGCTCTGCCGCGCCTGCGCCGAAGCCTGCGACCTGTGCGCGGCGGCCTGTTCGAAACCCCGCGCCGACGCCCCGATGGCCCAGTGCGCCGAGACGTGCAGGGTGTGCGCCGCGGGCTGCCGACAGATGTCGCGCTGA
- the adhP gene encoding alcohol dehydrogenase AdhP has translation MAKTMKAAVVRQFGAPLVIEEAPIPTVGPGQILVKIAATGVCHTDLHAAEGDWPVKPNPPFIPGHEGVGHVAAVGSGVTHVKEGDRVGVPWLYTACGHCVHCLGGWETLCESQQNTGYSVNGSFAEYVLADPNYVGHLPDNVGFIDIAPILCAGVTVYKGLKATEAKPGEWVVVSGIGGLGHMAVQYAKAMGLNVAAVDIDDRKLDLATRLGAAVTVNAREQDPAAAIKAAIGGAQGVLVTAVSPKAFQQALGMVRRGGTVALNGLPPGDFPLSIFDTVLNGVTVRGSIVGTRLDLMEALAFAGEGKVHATVHTEPLEKINDVFARMHHGDIEGRIVLDLA, from the coding sequence ATGGCCAAGACCATGAAGGCGGCTGTCGTCCGCCAATTCGGCGCGCCGCTGGTGATCGAGGAAGCGCCGATCCCCACGGTCGGTCCCGGACAGATCCTGGTGAAGATCGCCGCCACCGGCGTCTGTCACACCGACCTGCACGCCGCCGAGGGCGATTGGCCGGTGAAGCCGAACCCGCCCTTCATTCCTGGCCATGAAGGCGTCGGTCACGTCGCCGCTGTCGGGTCGGGCGTCACCCACGTCAAGGAGGGCGACCGGGTCGGCGTGCCGTGGCTCTACACCGCCTGCGGCCATTGCGTGCATTGCCTGGGGGGATGGGAGACCCTGTGCGAGAGCCAGCAGAACACCGGCTATTCGGTCAACGGCAGCTTCGCCGAATACGTCCTCGCCGACCCCAACTATGTCGGCCACCTGCCGGACAATGTCGGCTTTATCGACATCGCGCCGATCCTGTGCGCGGGCGTTACCGTCTACAAGGGACTGAAGGCGACCGAGGCCAAGCCGGGCGAGTGGGTCGTGGTCTCCGGCATCGGCGGCCTGGGTCACATGGCCGTGCAGTACGCCAAGGCGATGGGGCTCAACGTGGCGGCGGTCGACATCGACGACCGCAAGCTCGATCTGGCGACACGCCTTGGCGCGGCCGTGACCGTCAACGCCCGAGAGCAGGATCCCGCCGCCGCGATCAAGGCGGCGATCGGCGGCGCGCAGGGCGTCCTCGTCACCGCCGTCTCGCCCAAGGCCTTCCAGCAGGCGCTCGGCATGGTCCGGCGCGGCGGCACGGTGGCCCTCAATGGCCTGCCGCCCGGCGATTTTCCGCTGTCGATCTTCGACACCGTGCTCAACGGCGTCACCGTCCGCGGCTCGATCGTCGGCACCCGGCTCGACCTGATGGAGGCGCTGGCCTTCGCCGGCGAGGGCAAGGTTCACGCGACTGTCCACACCGAACCGCTCGAGAAGATCAACGACGTCTTCGCGCGCATGCACCACGGCGACATCGAGGGCCGCATCGTCCTCGACCTCGCCTAA
- a CDS encoding 2Fe-2S iron-sulfur cluster-binding protein, giving the protein MRGTTSRQGWSLGLAAACLLLSTAAIAQEGDEHAAHHPGAQGGAMADAGVMGAAPSPAAAGMSGMMDEMMEGEGEHGARRTPFVSQLLAAPSLSAEGRNRLMGEAQARVERGLAMAAEASAAARSEDPAARASAARRLREASDLFASGSAALAALDRGASPQPAAISWFRDQMSLGAPPHAAPIRWLGVSPPHFMLMFVLATVSAMLLGLQVARLRRVRKIVDAGGSTAPAPAPATATASPRQAAAVEPGAETLTPSNAAPPAGASLRKPRSWSGPLRVVQIVRETPTIQTFRLADPAADRLPFDFLPGQFLQVEVEPVDGKPSRRSYTIASSPTQRAYVELTVKREEQGVVSCFLHDKVAVGDLLKTTGPFGAFTFTGTDADSIVLIAGGVGITPMMSVLRYLTDTAWSGEIFFLYGARSTDEFVFREELERLERRFSNLHVMAAMRRSAGTVWLGPQGPLTRQMLLDAVPDIARRRIHMCGPPGMMAAMRRELAALGVPDAQLHTEAFGPASLPADAAELEVKAPPPAPSSPSVVAPPTPAVAAATITFSVAGVSAPLPAGQTVLEAAEGAGVEIPYACRSGECGVCVTRLISGEVTMAVETGLDPADKAKGYILACQAKSTGQPLVVEA; this is encoded by the coding sequence ATGCGCGGGACGACCAGCCGACAGGGATGGAGCTTGGGTCTGGCCGCCGCCTGCCTTCTGCTTTCGACGGCGGCCATCGCCCAGGAAGGCGACGAGCACGCGGCCCACCATCCGGGCGCGCAAGGCGGCGCGATGGCGGACGCCGGCGTCATGGGCGCCGCGCCGAGCCCCGCGGCAGCCGGCATGAGCGGAATGATGGACGAGATGATGGAGGGCGAAGGCGAGCATGGCGCCCGGCGCACGCCCTTCGTCTCACAACTGCTCGCCGCCCCGTCGCTCAGCGCCGAGGGGCGCAACCGGTTGATGGGCGAGGCCCAAGCGCGCGTGGAGCGCGGACTGGCCATGGCCGCCGAGGCCTCCGCCGCCGCGCGGTCCGAAGATCCGGCCGCCCGGGCGAGCGCGGCGCGGCGCCTGCGTGAAGCAAGCGACCTCTTCGCGAGCGGATCGGCCGCGCTCGCCGCCCTCGACCGCGGCGCGTCCCCGCAGCCGGCGGCAATCAGCTGGTTTCGGGATCAGATGAGCCTGGGCGCGCCGCCGCACGCGGCGCCGATCCGGTGGCTCGGCGTCTCGCCGCCCCATTTCATGCTGATGTTCGTCCTGGCGACGGTCAGCGCGATGCTGCTGGGCCTGCAGGTCGCGCGCCTGCGGCGGGTCCGCAAGATCGTCGACGCCGGCGGGTCGACGGCCCCCGCGCCCGCCCCGGCGACCGCGACGGCCTCGCCACGCCAGGCGGCGGCCGTTGAGCCGGGCGCTGAAACGCTCACGCCGAGCAACGCCGCGCCGCCCGCCGGGGCGTCGCTGCGCAAGCCCAGGAGCTGGTCTGGCCCGTTGCGGGTGGTCCAGATCGTGCGGGAGACGCCGACGATTCAGACCTTCCGGCTGGCCGACCCGGCCGCCGATCGGCTGCCCTTCGATTTTCTGCCCGGCCAGTTTCTCCAGGTCGAGGTGGAGCCGGTGGATGGCAAGCCCTCGCGGCGATCCTACACCATCGCCTCCTCGCCGACGCAGCGCGCCTATGTCGAGCTAACGGTCAAGCGCGAGGAGCAGGGCGTCGTGTCGTGCTTTCTGCACGACAAGGTCGCCGTCGGCGACCTGCTGAAGACGACGGGCCCCTTCGGCGCGTTCACCTTCACCGGAACCGACGCCGACAGCATCGTGCTGATCGCCGGCGGGGTCGGCATCACCCCCATGATGTCGGTCCTGCGCTACCTGACCGACACGGCTTGGTCGGGCGAGATCTTCTTCCTGTACGGCGCCCGTTCGACCGACGAATTCGTCTTCCGCGAGGAGCTCGAGCGGCTCGAGCGGCGGTTCTCCAATCTGCACGTGATGGCGGCCATGCGACGCTCGGCCGGCACGGTCTGGCTGGGGCCGCAAGGCCCGCTCACCCGCCAGATGCTGCTCGACGCGGTCCCAGACATCGCCCGCCGCCGCATTCACATGTGCGGGCCGCCGGGCATGATGGCCGCGATGCGCCGGGAGCTGGCCGCTCTGGGCGTCCCGGACGCTCAACTTCACACCGAAGCCTTCGGGCCCGCGTCGCTGCCCGCCGACGCGGCCGAGCTCGAGGTCAAGGCGCCGCCCCCCGCGCCGTCATCCCCGAGCGTCGTCGCGCCCCCCACGCCGGCGGTCGCCGCGGCCACCATCACCTTTTCCGTGGCGGGCGTGTCGGCCCCGCTCCCCGCCGGCCAGACCGTCCTGGAAGCCGCGGAGGGCGCGGGGGTGGAAATCCCCTATGCCTGCCGCTCGGGTGAATGCGGCGTCTGCGTCACCCGGCTGATTTCGGGCGAGGTCACCATGGCGGTGGAGACCGGCCTGGATCCCGCCGACAAGGCCAAGGGCTACATCCTGGCCTGCCAGGCCAAGAGCACGGGCCAGCCGCTCGTGGTGGAGGCCTGA
- a CDS encoding aldehyde dehydrogenase family protein codes for MFHKAIETMRAAPLFKARYDNFIGGAWSAPTTGEYFADHSPINGDRIAEFALSGPADVELALDAAHRAKAGWARLSPAERSRLLSRVADRLEQNLDLLALAETLDNGKPIRETRGADVPLAVDHFRYFAGCIRAEEGAISTIDADTIAYHFREPLGVVGQIIPWNFPLLMAAWKIAPALAAGNCTVIKPASQTPLTLMMLAELTADILPPGVLNVVTGPGRTVGQAIAANPRIAKVSFTGETVTGKAIMHAAADHLIPQTMELGGKSPNIFMADVLDEEDAFFDKALEGFTLFAFNKGEVCTCPSRALIHESIFDRFMERAVARVAAIRQGDPLDPATQLGAQASEDQLRKILGYIEIGKNEGAQCLIGGARALPGGELDGGYFVQPTVFVGDNSMRIFQEEIFGPVLSVTTFKTLDEAIAIANDTPYGLGAGVWSRSGNTAYRLGRAIEAGRVWTNCYHQYPAHAAFGGYKASGFGRETHKAMLDHYQQTKNLLVSYDEHGLGLF; via the coding sequence ATGTTCCACAAGGCCATCGAGACGATGCGCGCCGCGCCCTTGTTCAAGGCGCGCTACGACAACTTCATCGGCGGCGCCTGGTCGGCCCCGACCACGGGCGAGTACTTCGCCGACCACAGCCCGATCAATGGCGACCGGATCGCCGAGTTCGCCCTGTCGGGTCCGGCCGACGTGGAACTGGCGCTCGACGCCGCCCATCGCGCCAAGGCCGGCTGGGCGCGGTTGTCGCCGGCCGAGCGGTCCCGGCTGCTGAGCCGGGTCGCCGATCGCCTGGAGCAGAACCTCGACCTGCTGGCGCTCGCCGAGACGCTCGACAACGGCAAGCCGATCCGCGAGACGCGCGGCGCCGACGTGCCGCTCGCGGTCGATCACTTCCGCTATTTCGCTGGATGCATCCGGGCCGAGGAAGGCGCGATCTCGACGATCGACGCCGACACCATCGCCTACCATTTCCGCGAGCCGCTTGGCGTGGTCGGCCAGATCATTCCCTGGAACTTCCCCCTGCTGATGGCGGCCTGGAAGATCGCGCCCGCGCTGGCCGCCGGCAACTGCACGGTCATCAAGCCAGCGTCCCAGACGCCCCTGACGCTGATGATGCTCGCCGAACTCACCGCCGACATCCTGCCGCCGGGCGTGCTCAACGTCGTGACCGGGCCCGGCCGAACCGTCGGCCAGGCGATCGCCGCCAACCCGCGGATCGCCAAGGTCTCGTTCACCGGCGAGACGGTCACGGGCAAGGCGATCATGCACGCCGCGGCCGATCACCTGATCCCGCAGACGATGGAGCTCGGGGGCAAGTCGCCCAACATCTTCATGGCCGACGTCCTTGATGAGGAGGACGCCTTCTTCGACAAGGCGCTGGAAGGGTTCACGCTCTTCGCCTTCAACAAGGGCGAGGTCTGCACCTGTCCCTCGCGCGCCCTGATCCATGAATCGATCTTCGACCGGTTCATGGAGCGGGCCGTGGCCCGCGTGGCGGCGATCCGTCAGGGCGATCCGCTCGACCCCGCGACCCAGCTGGGCGCCCAGGCGTCCGAAGACCAGCTGCGCAAGATCCTCGGCTATATCGAGATCGGCAAGAACGAGGGCGCGCAATGCCTGATCGGCGGCGCGCGGGCGCTGCCCGGAGGCGAACTCGACGGGGGCTATTTCGTGCAGCCGACCGTCTTCGTCGGCGACAACAGCATGCGAATCTTCCAGGAGGAGATCTTCGGCCCAGTGTTGTCGGTGACGACCTTCAAGACCCTCGACGAGGCGATCGCGATCGCCAACGACACCCCCTATGGTCTGGGCGCCGGCGTCTGGAGCCGCAGCGGCAACACCGCCTATCGCCTCGGCCGCGCCATCGAGGCCGGACGGGTCTGGACCAACTGCTATCACCAGTATCCGGCCCACGCCGCCTTCGGCGGCTACAAGGCCTCGGGGTTCGGACGCGAGACCCACAAGGCGATGCTCGATCACTACCAGCAGACCAAGAACCTGCTCGTCTCCTACGACGAGCACGGCCTTGGTCTCTTCTGA
- a CDS encoding DUF1622 domain-containing protein codes for MITIESGWLSAFFRLAVIILELAGTLTILSGAALATILFALRARSGDRAKAYGAFRSALGRSILLGLEFLVAGDIVKSLVINPTLDDLIVLAGLVFVRTFLSISLGVEINGHWPWEDTRMARATGREPSSPRV; via the coding sequence ATGATCACCATTGAGTCCGGCTGGCTCAGCGCCTTCTTCAGGCTCGCGGTGATCATCCTCGAGCTGGCGGGCACGCTGACCATCCTCAGCGGCGCGGCGCTGGCGACGATCCTGTTCGCCCTGCGGGCCCGATCGGGCGACCGGGCCAAGGCCTATGGCGCGTTCCGGTCCGCCCTCGGCCGAAGCATCCTTCTTGGCCTCGAATTCCTGGTCGCCGGCGACATCGTCAAGTCGCTCGTCATCAACCCGACCTTGGACGATCTCATCGTCCTGGCCGGTCTGGTCTTCGTGCGCACCTTCCTTAGCATCTCGCTCGGCGTCGAGATCAACGGCCACTGGCCCTGGGAGGACACGCGCATGGCCAGGGCCACGGGCCGCGAACCTTCCTCACCGCGGGTCTGA
- a CDS encoding copper resistance system multicopper oxidase: MFDSPTLPATRRRFVQGLAVSGAVAGVSPALLAGPAAAATAELRGTEFDLEIAELPVNFTGKRRIATAVNGAVPAPVLRLREGDTVTLRVRNRLKEMSSIHWHGVILPAEMDGVPGISFPGIAPGETFTYRFELRQAGTYWYHAHTLAEQTGLYGAIIVEPRAPTGPGPDRDYAILLSDWSDEPPLQIFTNLKKLSSYYNFAQPTAGDFLKDVGKLGFGEALARRRMWNRSRMNPTDYSDVSAATYTYLMNGTPPAGNWTAIAAPGERVRLRFVGAGTATFFDVRLPGVPLTVVSTDGQPVEPVTVEEFRIGPGETYDVEFVMPEGARTIFAQSIDRTGFARGVIAPAPGMTAPTPALDARTWLDPVDMMGAMAAMGGEHAGHGMADTPPKARHARTEYGANTDMRVDYPRTNLDDPGAGLRERSWRVLTLADLRTPGGDPDPREPEREIELHLTGNMERFIWTLDGIKLNDSRPLHFKPNARLRIVLVNDTMMAHPMHLHGMWSDVEGPDGAFQVRKHTVVVQPAQRISFRVTADAMGRWAFHCHLLYHMAAGMFREVVVA, from the coding sequence ATGTTCGACAGTCCTACCTTGCCGGCCACACGGCGCCGCTTCGTCCAGGGCCTGGCGGTCAGCGGGGCGGTGGCCGGAGTTTCGCCGGCGCTGCTGGCGGGCCCCGCCGCCGCCGCGACCGCCGAATTGCGCGGGACCGAATTCGATCTCGAGATCGCCGAACTGCCGGTCAACTTCACCGGCAAGCGTCGGATCGCCACGGCGGTGAACGGCGCCGTGCCCGCCCCCGTGCTGCGATTGCGCGAGGGCGACACCGTCACCCTGCGCGTCCGCAACCGCCTCAAGGAGATGTCCAGCATCCACTGGCACGGGGTCATCCTGCCCGCCGAGATGGACGGCGTACCAGGCATCAGCTTTCCCGGGATCGCGCCCGGCGAGACCTTCACCTATCGCTTCGAGCTGCGTCAGGCGGGCACCTACTGGTATCACGCGCACACCTTGGCCGAGCAAACCGGGCTTTATGGCGCGATCATCGTCGAGCCGCGCGCGCCGACCGGACCTGGGCCCGATCGGGACTACGCCATCCTGCTGAGCGACTGGTCGGACGAACCGCCGCTGCAGATCTTCACGAACCTCAAGAAGCTGAGCAGCTACTACAATTTCGCGCAGCCGACCGCCGGAGACTTCCTCAAGGATGTGGGCAAGCTGGGGTTCGGCGAGGCCCTCGCGCGGCGGCGGATGTGGAACCGGTCGCGGATGAACCCGACCGACTACAGCGACGTTTCCGCCGCCACCTACACCTACCTGATGAACGGAACGCCGCCGGCCGGGAATTGGACGGCGATCGCCGCCCCCGGCGAGCGAGTTCGCCTCCGGTTCGTGGGGGCGGGGACGGCGACCTTCTTCGACGTGCGCCTTCCTGGGGTCCCGCTGACCGTCGTCTCGACCGATGGCCAGCCGGTGGAGCCGGTGACGGTCGAGGAGTTCCGGATCGGACCGGGCGAAACCTACGATGTCGAGTTCGTCATGCCCGAGGGCGCCCGAACGATCTTCGCCCAATCGATCGACCGGACGGGTTTCGCCCGCGGCGTCATCGCCCCAGCGCCCGGCATGACGGCGCCGACGCCGGCGCTCGATGCGCGGACCTGGCTCGATCCGGTCGACATGATGGGCGCCATGGCCGCCATGGGCGGCGAACACGCCGGCCACGGCATGGCGGACACGCCCCCGAAGGCGCGTCACGCGCGCACCGAGTACGGCGCCAACACCGACATGCGCGTCGACTATCCGCGCACCAATCTCGACGATCCCGGCGCGGGCCTGCGCGAGCGGTCCTGGCGGGTGCTGACCCTGGCCGACCTTCGCACGCCCGGCGGCGATCCGGATCCTCGCGAGCCGGAGCGTGAGATCGAGTTGCACCTCACCGGCAACATGGAGCGCTTCATCTGGACGCTGGACGGGATCAAGCTGAACGATTCCCGTCCGCTCCACTTCAAGCCGAACGCGCGGCTGCGCATCGTTCTCGTCAACGACACGATGATGGCCCACCCGATGCACCTCCACGGCATGTGGAGCGATGTCGAAGGCCCGGACGGCGCGTTCCAGGTCCGCAAGCATACCGTGGTGGTCCAGCCCGCCCAGCGGATCAGCTTTCGCGTCACCGCCGACGCCATGGGGCGATGGGCCTTCCACTGTCATCTGCTCTACCACATGGCGGCCGGCATGTTCCGGGAGGTGGTCGTCGCATGA